From Mucilaginibacter gotjawali:
CTCAAATTGTAGCATATATCATAAATCCGGGAACTCCTGAAGAGGTGAAATTTAATATTTTTCAAAGAGTAAACACAGGTGGGTTGTTAATGGAACCTCAAGAAATTCGTCACGCACTTAATCAAGGCATCCCGGCAAAGTTTGTTGCAGAACTTGCATCAAGTCCGGAATTTATAAGTGCAACTTCCGGAAAAATCAAATCTGATAGAATGCTTGACAGAGAATTTGTCACTAGATTTGTGAGTTTTTACATAAAACCTATTTCCGAATATAAACCCGATTTGGATACATATATGAGCCAAAAAATGGGAGAATTAAAGACGCTCAGCTCTGATCAAAGGACTGATGTGAAATCCAACTTCGTCAAAAGCATGAAATTAGCCAAGGAAATATTTTCTCATTGGGCTTTTCGAAAAGTGTTTAATAAAAATGAAAGGCTTAAACCAATAAATAAAGCACTTTTCGAAGTATGGAGTGTTGAACTAGCTAAGCTTTCGGATGAGCAACGCAAAATAATAAAGATACGAAGAGATACAATATTTGACAATTTTGTGAAGCTAATGAACAGTGATGAAACGTTCGTTGCAGCGGTTACTGCAAGCACAGGAGATAAAACCAAGGTTTTATACCGTTATACTACAATTGAAAATTTGATAAAAGAAACTTTAAAATAATGATTTCAAAAATTGAAATAAGAAATTTCAAATCTTTAAAAAAGATAAGGTTCGATGCTAGGCAGTTATGTATATTGATGGGGTTGAATGGAATGGGCAAATCTTCGCTTATTCAAACTATATTGCTGCTTAGGCAAAGCAGGGACATATATAGAGGAAATCTTAGTTTAAACGATTATTTAACTGAAATCGGTAAAGGCAAAGATGCGATGTACCAATATAGTGTCAATGAAACAATTGAATTCGACTTCGAATTTACAGAACAAGAACCATTAAAATGGGCTTTTAAATATAATCCTGAAAGCAATTATCTGCAAAGTGATCAAAATTATGATTTTAATATTCTAAATACCTATTCGTTATTCAATGCCAACTTTCAATATCTACGGGCAGAGCGCATAGGGCCTCAGACTGACTATCAAACATCATATTCGGAAGTGATAAATGATAGACAGATTGGATCAGACGGAAGACTTGCAGTACATTATTTAAATACTTTCGGGAACGAAAAAGTTAGCGACAAGTCCTTACATCATCCGAAAGCAAAATCGAGTGTATTAATTCATCAAGTTGATGCGTGGTTAGGTGAGATAACACCTGGCGTGAAACTTAATACAACTGAAATTCCCGGTACAGATAAGGTCTTGTTAGATTTTCAATTCGAAGCGGGATCTTTATATACAAGCCGTTTTAGACCAAAGAATGTCGGTTTTGGATTGTCATATGTTCTTCCTGTGATTGTGGCTTTACTATCCACGAAACAAGATAAACTTCTTATAATCGAGAACCCAGAATCTCACATTCATCCAAGAGGGCAGTCTGAATTAGGAAAACTAATTGCGTTGTCCGCGCAATCAGGTACCCAGTGCATAATTGAAACACATAGCGACCATATTTTAAATGGAATCCGTGTTGCAATAAAAGAGAAACTAGTCGAGAAGAGTAACGTAGGTATCTCCTATTTCGAAAGAATTACAGAAAATGAAGAACAATTTACAAAAATGATTTCTATTAAGGTAGACGAAAATGGAGAGTTAAGTGACTATCCTAAA
This genomic window contains:
- a CDS encoding DUF262 domain-containing protein translates to MSEENFIAEDEIEKEDIGANLLMEKPFDPKKIDIKQKTLSIDLIVKRLAAKPPEIDLYPDFQRKDDLWDPAKQSRLIESILISFPLPAFYFDGTNDNKWLVVDGLQRLSSFRNFMVTKSLRLVGLEFLHNLKNKSFDELPRTLQRQIEETQIVAYIINPGTPEEVKFNIFQRVNTGGLLMEPQEIRHALNQGIPAKFVAELASSPEFISATSGKIKSDRMLDREFVTRFVSFYIKPISEYKPDLDTYMSQKMGELKTLSSDQRTDVKSNFVKSMKLAKEIFSHWAFRKVFNKNERLKPINKALFEVWSVELAKLSDEQRKIIKIRRDTIFDNFVKLMNSDETFVAAVTASTGDKTKVLYRYTTIENLIKETLK
- a CDS encoding AAA family ATPase; the encoded protein is MISKIEIRNFKSLKKIRFDARQLCILMGLNGMGKSSLIQTILLLRQSRDIYRGNLSLNDYLTEIGKGKDAMYQYSVNETIEFDFEFTEQEPLKWAFKYNPESNYLQSDQNYDFNILNTYSLFNANFQYLRAERIGPQTDYQTSYSEVINDRQIGSDGRLAVHYLNTFGNEKVSDKSLHHPKAKSSVLIHQVDAWLGEITPGVKLNTTEIPGTDKVLLDFQFEAGSLYTSRFRPKNVGFGLSYVLPVIVALLSTKQDKLLIIENPESHIHPRGQSELGKLIALSAQSGTQCIIETHSDHILNGIRVAIKEKLVEKSNVGISYFERITENEEQFTKMISIKVDENGELSDYPKNFLDEWSNQLLKLI